One genomic segment of Brassica napus cultivar Da-Ae chromosome A3, Da-Ae, whole genome shotgun sequence includes these proteins:
- the LOC125593689 gene encoding putative F-box protein At4g21240, whose product MGLKLGVMKNKEDKKNYEKDGECDIPHDLMREILLRLPAKSLLRFRCVSKLWFSTTTDPSFINLFATQSSTRPYLELCFTKEDNWLFFSLAQKSLSHHHMDHITLPKEDRFINDFESILGLISFQYLNYFVIWNPTIRQHVTIPKPKDSWHTRSYLGYDPIGDTYKLLCMSNTSDSRPQVLTLGAQESWRLIKNSPMHYQTNNGKYINGFIFYEAYLRYEYYGTLVDRGCPSYIYREGLDRKTIMRFDVRSEEFKPIQMPPHFSHKTRHALVNYEGKVARICQESSFIILWILEDVDKEKWSYKEFHVPFPPEDPIEAYDYSINILSQQNENYILNGIHDDTGELVKYILSGINDDTGEFIFIPLTMWCGDKEAYVFCYDPKKKYTRKIRFEGTGYVDNFKRGYKLKHWVFAYCFPNHIESLVSLNNLTFPH is encoded by the coding sequence ATGGGCTTAAAACTAGGAGTGATGAAAAATAAAGAGGACaagaaaaattatgaaaaagatGGTGAGTGTGATATTCCTCATGATCTCATGAGGGAGATATTACTGAGACTTCCAGCGAAATCATTGCTAAGGTTTCGATGTGTATCAAAGTTATGGTTCTCTACCACTACAGATCCAAGTTTCATTAATTTGTTCGCCACTCAGTCATCAACTCGTCCGTATCTTGAACTCTGTTTTACAAAAGAGGACAACTGGTTATTTTTCTCATTAGCGCAAAAGTCTTTATCTCATCATCATATGGACCATATCACCCTCCCAAAAGAAGACCGGTTCATCAATGATTTTGAGTCCATACTTGGCTTGATCTCCTtccaatatttaaattattttgtgatCTGGAATCCTACCATAAGACAACATGTAACCATACCCAAACCCAAAGATTCATGGCATACAAGAAGCTATTTAGGATATGATCCTATTGGAGATACATATAAGCTACTTTGTATGTCAAATACTTCTGATTCCAGACCTCAAGTTCTTACATTAGGAGCTCAAGAATCATGGAGATTGATTAAAAACAGTCCTATGCATTACCAGACGAATAATGGAAAATACATCAACGGGTTCATCTTTTATGAAGCGTATTTACGATATGAATATTATGGAACTCTTGTTGATCGTGGATGTCCTTCGTATATTTATCGCGAAGGTCTAGATAGAAAAACCATAATGCGTTTTGATGTGAGGTCTGAGGAGTTTAAACCAATCCAAATGCCCCCGCATTTTAGTCACAAAACAAGGCATGCTCTGGTAAATTACGAGGGCAAAGTGGCACGTATTTGTCAAGaatcatcttttataattttatggATCCTTGAAGATGTTGACAAAGAAAAATGGTCATACAAAGAGTTCCATGTGCCTTTTCCCCCAGAAGATCCAATTGAAGCATATGACTATAGCATAAATATACTATCACAACAAAACGAGAACTACATTCTAAATGGTATCCATGATGACACTGGTGAATTAGTGAAATATATTCTAAGTGGTATTAATGATGACACTGGTGAATTTATTTTCATACCATTAACAATGTGGTGTGGTGACAAAGAGGCGTATGTCTTTTGTTATGatccaaagaaaaaatatacGAGGAAGATCAGATTTGAAGGAACTGGGTACGTTGACAATTTTAAGCGTGGTTATAAACTCAAACACTGGGTATTTGCTTATTGTTTCCCTAATCATATTGAGAGTCTTGTGTCTCTCAACAACCTAACTTTCCcgcattaa
- the LOC106431702 gene encoding uncharacterized protein LOC106431702 isoform X2 produces MVTSRMATNTLKDLNSLPLTEKMSECKASLAKPCVGKINGKSEDRPLPSSVTLPPSVGESEKPEAEKATVEVEYIESENLDNVDDANAVLKSVLAGLDSKDWVSVCDALNNVRRLSIFHKEAMVHMLEKVIPLVVKSLKNPRSAVCKTACMTSADIFSAYNDHITDLLDSLLTQLLLKSSQDKRFVCEAAEKALTSMTKYVSPTLLLPKLQPCLKNRNPRIRAKASSCFSRSVPRLGVEGIKEYGIDKLVQAAASQLSDQLPESREAARIVLLELQTVYEKAHPLIKPETSSSSSPEEEQISEAEPITWENFCQSKLSALSAQAVLRVTNVLAMTAREGLVTTGSSSTS; encoded by the exons atg GTGACGTCACGTATGGCCACTAATACGTTAAAAGATTTGAATTCTCTTCCTTTAACTGAGAAGATGAGTGAATGTAAAGCAAGCTTAGCCAAGCCTTGTGTTGGGAAGATTAATGGAAAGTCTGAAGATAGACCATTACCAAGCTCTGTTACTTTGCCTCCTAGCGTTGGAGAATCAGAGAAGCCCGAGGCAGAGAAAGCTACCGTGGAAGTTGAATACATTGAGTCCGAGAACTTGGATAACGTAGACGATGCTAATGCAGTTctcaag tcGGTTCTAGCTGGTCTGGACTCAAAGGATTGGGTATCTGTCTGTGATGCTCTTAATAACGTTCGTCGCCTTTCAATATTCCACAAGGAAGCAATGGTTCATATGCT CGAGAAAGTGATCCCACTCGTCGTGAAATCACTGAAAAATCCAAGAAGTGCGGTGTGTAAAACGGCGTGCATGACGTCTGCAGACATCTTCAGTGCATACAACGACCATATAACAGATCTGTTGGATTCTCTG CTTACTCAACTCCTCCTCAAGTCGTCTCAAGATAAAAGGTTTGTCTGCGAGGCAGCAGAGAAGGCTTTAACATCGATGACCAAATACGTTTCCCCAACTTTGCTGTTACCAAAGCTGCAACCTTGTCTCAAGAACAGGAATCCTCGGATCCGTGCAAAAGCATCATCATGCTTTTCCAGAAGTGTACCTCGACTG GGAGTTGAAGGTATTAAAGAATATGGAATCGACAAGTTAGTTCAAGCAGCCGCGTCTCAGCTTAGTGATCAGCTCCCTGAATCCCGCGAGGCTGCACGGATCGTCTTACTAGAACTTCAGACCGTGTACGAAAAAGCTCATCCTCTCATCAAACCAgagacatcatcatcatcatcgccaGAGGAAGAGCAAATCTCAGAGGCAGAGCCAATTACTTGGGAAAACTTCTGCCAGTCAAAGCTGTCCGCTCTAAGCGCACAAGCCGTTCTTCGTGTCACCAATGTTTTGGCAATGACTGCTAGGGAGGGGTTGGTTACTACAGGTTCATCTTCTACATCATAG
- the LOC106431702 gene encoding uncharacterized protein LOC106431702 isoform X1 → MATNTLKDLNSLPLTEKMSECKASLAKPCVGKINGKSEDRPLPSSVTLPPSVGESEKPEAEKATVEVEYIESENLDNVDDANAVLKSVLAGLDSKDWVSVCDALNNVRRLSIFHKEAMVHMLEKVIPLVVKSLKNPRSAVCKTACMTSADIFSAYNDHITDLLDSLLTQLLLKSSQDKRFVCEAAEKALTSMTKYVSPTLLLPKLQPCLKNRNPRIRAKASSCFSRSVPRLGVEGIKEYGIDKLVQAAASQLSDQLPESREAARIVLLELQTVYEKAHPLIKPETSSSSSPEEEQISEAEPITWENFCQSKLSALSAQAVLRVTNVLAMTAREGLVTTGSSSTS, encoded by the exons ATGGCCACTAATACGTTAAAAGATTTGAATTCTCTTCCTTTAACTGAGAAGATGAGTGAATGTAAAGCAAGCTTAGCCAAGCCTTGTGTTGGGAAGATTAATGGAAAGTCTGAAGATAGACCATTACCAAGCTCTGTTACTTTGCCTCCTAGCGTTGGAGAATCAGAGAAGCCCGAGGCAGAGAAAGCTACCGTGGAAGTTGAATACATTGAGTCCGAGAACTTGGATAACGTAGACGATGCTAATGCAGTTctcaag tcGGTTCTAGCTGGTCTGGACTCAAAGGATTGGGTATCTGTCTGTGATGCTCTTAATAACGTTCGTCGCCTTTCAATATTCCACAAGGAAGCAATGGTTCATATGCT CGAGAAAGTGATCCCACTCGTCGTGAAATCACTGAAAAATCCAAGAAGTGCGGTGTGTAAAACGGCGTGCATGACGTCTGCAGACATCTTCAGTGCATACAACGACCATATAACAGATCTGTTGGATTCTCTG CTTACTCAACTCCTCCTCAAGTCGTCTCAAGATAAAAGGTTTGTCTGCGAGGCAGCAGAGAAGGCTTTAACATCGATGACCAAATACGTTTCCCCAACTTTGCTGTTACCAAAGCTGCAACCTTGTCTCAAGAACAGGAATCCTCGGATCCGTGCAAAAGCATCATCATGCTTTTCCAGAAGTGTACCTCGACTG GGAGTTGAAGGTATTAAAGAATATGGAATCGACAAGTTAGTTCAAGCAGCCGCGTCTCAGCTTAGTGATCAGCTCCCTGAATCCCGCGAGGCTGCACGGATCGTCTTACTAGAACTTCAGACCGTGTACGAAAAAGCTCATCCTCTCATCAAACCAgagacatcatcatcatcatcgccaGAGGAAGAGCAAATCTCAGAGGCAGAGCCAATTACTTGGGAAAACTTCTGCCAGTCAAAGCTGTCCGCTCTAAGCGCACAAGCCGTTCTTCGTGTCACCAATGTTTTGGCAATGACTGCTAGGGAGGGGTTGGTTACTACAGGTTCATCTTCTACATCATAG
- the LOC106431715 gene encoding pyrroline-5-carboxylate reductase: protein MEKHQIPMEYLSVGFIGAGKMAESIARGMVASGLLPPHHISTAVHSNLSRHEVFQSFGVNVFSSNEEVVEESDVVIFSVKPQVVKKAITELRSKLTKDKLLVSVAAGIKLKDLQEWSGHDRFIRVMPNTPAAVGEGASVMSLGTAASEEDGALVAKLFGSVGKMFKADEKMFDAVTGLSGSGPAYVFLAIEALADGGVAAGLPRELALGLASQTVLGAATMVSKTGKHPGVLKDDVTSPGGTTIAGVHELEKGSFRATLMNAVVAAANRSRELSQS, encoded by the exons ATGGAGAAACATCAGATACCGATGGAGTACTTGTCGGTTGGGTTCATCGGAGCTGGAAAGATGGCGGAGAGTATAGCCAGAGGAATGGTCGCCTCTGGTCTGCTTCCTCCGCATCACATCTCAACCGCCGTTCACTCGAATCTCAGTCGCCATGAAGTCTTCCAATCCTTTGGCGTCAATGTCTTCTCCAGTAATGAAGAA GTCGTTGAAGAAAGCGATGTTGTGATTTTCTCTGTGAAACCTCAAGTTG TTAAGAAGGCCATCACGGAGTTAAGGTCTAAGCTCACGAAGGATAAGCTTCTGGTTTCCGTTGCAGCTGGGATTAAGTTGAAAGATCTACAG GAATGGTCTGGTCACGATCGATTCATAAGGGTGATGCCTAATACACCAGCAGCAGTTGGTGAGGGAGCTTCAG TAATGAGTCTCGGAACAGCGGCAAGTGAAGAAGATGGAGCACTTGTTGCTAAGTTGTTTGGCTCGGTGGGGAAGATGTTTAAAGCCGATGAGAAAATGTTTGATGCTGTTACTGGTCTCAG TGGGAGTGGACCAGCATACGTATTCTTAGCCATTGAAGCTTTAGCTGATGGAGGTGTAGCTGCTGGTTTACCCCGAGAACTCGCACTTGGCTTAGCTTCACAAACG GTTCTTGGAGCTGCAACAATGGTGAGCAAGACAGGGAAGCATCCAGGTGTGTTGAAAGATGATGTTACTTCACCTGGCGGGACTACAATAGCCGGAGTTCATGAACTGGAGAAAGGTTCTTTCCGTGCGACACTTATGAATGCTGTTGTTGCTGCAGCTAATCGAAGCCGCGAGCTCTCGCAGAGCTGA
- the LOC106431723 gene encoding UDP-glycosyltransferase 90A1, protein MAVSSPHHVVLFPYMSKGHTIPLLRFARLLLLRHNRVISPSDQSEEPNISITIFTTPQNHPFISNFLSDVSSSTKIISFPFPENISGIPPGVETTDKLPSMSLFVPFTRATKSLQPLFEETLKNLPHVSFIVADGFLWWTLDSAAKFDIPSLAFFGMNNYASALFSSVYLHQLFTKPEIIKSQTEPVTVPDFPWISVKKCEFSPIFTHPDRSGQEFELVMDQIESTGKSRGVILNSFYELESTFVDFRLRGNDGPKPWCVGPLCLVNPHKPESDKPSWVHWLDRKGEEKRPVLYVAFGTQTEISKEQLKEIALGLEDSKVNFLWVTRMDVEELSGELGFEKRVKDHGMIVRDWVDQWEILSHESVKGFLSHCGWNSAQESICTGVPLLAWPMMAEQPLNAKLVVEELKVGVRIETKDGSVEGLVTREELSRKVRELMDGDMGKTVRKNVKEYAEMAKDALAQGTGSSWKNLNSLLEEMCE, encoded by the exons atgGCAGTTTCATCACCTCACCATGTGGTTCTCTTTCCTTACATGTCAAAGGGCCACACCATCCCTCTCCTCCGATTCGcccgtctcctcctcctccgccacaACCGTGTCATCTCCCCCTCCGACCAAAGCGAAGAGCCAAACATTTCCATCACCATCTTCACCACCCCACAAAACCATCCCTTCATCTCAAACTTCCTCTCCGACGTCTCATCATCCACCAAAATAATCTCCTTCCCTTTCCCGGAAAACATCTCCGGTATCCCTCCCGGCGTCGAGACCACCGACAAGCTCCCTTCCATGTCGCTCTTCGTGCCCTTCACGCGCGCAACGAAGTCTCTCCAGCCTCTCTTCGAAGAAACACTCAAGAATCTTCCACACGTTTCTTTCATCGTTGCCGATGGGTTCCTCTGGTGGACGCTGGACTCCGCCGCTAAGTTCGATATCCCGAGCCTCGCGTTCTTCGGCATGAACAACTACGCGTCAGCTCTCTTCTCCTCCGTTTACCTACACCAACTTTTCACCAAACCGGAAATTATTAAATCCCAAACCGAACCGGTTACTGTACCGGATTTCCCATGGATCTCGGTTAAGAAGTGTGAGTTCTCACCTATTTTTACCCACCCGGATAGATCGGGTCAAGAGTTTGAGCTAGTCATGGATCAAATAGAGTCCACGGGGAAAAGCCGTGGAGTTATACTTAACAGTTTTTACGAGCTCGAGTCAACGTTCGTTGACTTCCGGCTCCGTGGTAACGATGGTCCCAAACCGTGGTGTGTCGGGCCTTTATGTTTGGTAAATCCTCATAAACCGGAAAGTGATAAACCGAGTTGGGTTCATTGGTTGGACCGGAAGGGAGAGGAAAAACGTCCGGTTTTGTACGTAGCGTTTGGAACGCAAACGGAGATTTCAAAAGAACAGCTCAAGGAAATAGCACTAGGGTTAGAAGATTCCAAG GTTAACTTCTTGTGGGTCACGAGAATGGACGTGGAAGAATTGTCTGGAGAATTAGGGTTTGAAAAGAGAGTGAAAGATCATGGGATGATTGTGAGAGATTGGGTGGATCAATGGGAGATATTGTCACATGAAAGTGTCAAAGGGTTTTTGAGTCATTGCGGATGGAACTCGGCGCAAGAGAGTATTTGCACTGGAGTTCCTTTGCTGGCTTGGCCAATGATGGCTGAGCAGCCACTCAATGCGAAGTTGGTAGTGGAAGAGTTAAAGGTTGGTGTAAGGATTGAGACGAAAGATGGAAGTGTGGAAGGGCTCGTGACAAGAGAAGAACTTAGTCGAAAG GTTAGAGAGTTGATGGATGGAGATATGGGGAAGACTGTGAGGAAGAATGTGAAAGAATATGCAGAAATGGCGAAAGACGCTTTGGCTCAAGGGACTGGTTCTTCTTGGAAGAATTTAAATTCACTTCTCGAAGAGATGTGTGAGTAG
- the LOC125593843 gene encoding uncharacterized protein LOC125593843 isoform X1, producing the protein MASIAASSTFHSLSTFKSPNLSSTHLSKNLTFRTRPIENSRVCSFSAFTKQSRLGLRKLSCLGEGGEDGVAIADEEQQQQQQQETVSVPVSPSDMLTMFFQADGTLNEAAIPNVTKALQDIDGVSNLKVQVSEGVAVVELSKQTTVQATGVASSLVETIQGAGFKLQTLNLSFEDEDEVLV; encoded by the exons ATGGCGTCGATTGCAGCATCTTCTACCTTTCACTCGCTTTCAACATTCAAAAGCCCTAACCTTTCTTCGACCCATCTATCGAAAAACCTCACCTTTCGAACCAGACCCATCGAGAACAGCAGAGTTTGCAGCTTTTCTGCGTTTACGAAACAGAGTCGCCTTGGGTTGCGGAAGCTTTCGTGCCTTGGGGAAGGAGGAGAAGACGGTGTTGCAATTGCAGATgaagagcaacaacaacaacaacagcaagagACTGTCTCTGTCCCTGTCTCTCCTTCAGACATGCTCACCATGTTCTTTCAG GCCGATGGAACTTTGAACGAAGCAGCTATTCCTAATGTGACTAAGGCCTTACAG GACATAGATGGAGTTTCCAACTTAAAAGTTCAAGTTTCTGAAGGTGTTGCCGTTGTTGAG CTTTCAAAGCAAACAACGGTTCAAGCAACAGGAGTGGCGTCAAGCTTGGTGGAGACTATACAAGGAGCTGGCTTTAAGTTACAAACTTTGAATCTGAGCTTTGAAGACGAAGACGAGGTTCTTGTCTAA
- the LOC125593843 gene encoding uncharacterized protein LOC125593843 isoform X2 has product MASIAASSTFHSLSTFKSPNLSSTHLSKNLTFRTRPIENSRVCSFSAFTKQSRLGLRKLSCLGEGGEDGVAIADEEQQQQQQQETVSVPVSPSDMLTMFFQDIDGVSNLKVQVSEGVAVVELSKQTTVQATGVASSLVETIQGAGFKLQTLNLSFEDEDEVLV; this is encoded by the exons ATGGCGTCGATTGCAGCATCTTCTACCTTTCACTCGCTTTCAACATTCAAAAGCCCTAACCTTTCTTCGACCCATCTATCGAAAAACCTCACCTTTCGAACCAGACCCATCGAGAACAGCAGAGTTTGCAGCTTTTCTGCGTTTACGAAACAGAGTCGCCTTGGGTTGCGGAAGCTTTCGTGCCTTGGGGAAGGAGGAGAAGACGGTGTTGCAATTGCAGATgaagagcaacaacaacaacaacagcaagagACTGTCTCTGTCCCTGTCTCTCCTTCAGACATGCTCACCATGTTCTTTCAG GACATAGATGGAGTTTCCAACTTAAAAGTTCAAGTTTCTGAAGGTGTTGCCGTTGTTGAG CTTTCAAAGCAAACAACGGTTCAAGCAACAGGAGTGGCGTCAAGCTTGGTGGAGACTATACAAGGAGCTGGCTTTAAGTTACAAACTTTGAATCTGAGCTTTGAAGACGAAGACGAGGTTCTTGTCTAA
- the LOC106431743 gene encoding gibberellin-regulated protein 14-like produces MRLHHFLTSHRMALSLLSVFIFLQVFTNVVFAASNEESNALVSLPTSPTSPAIKPPSPSYKPPSFPTTPIKPPTITPPFKPPTTPVPPTSPPTYKPPTVKPPTTTPVKPPYKPPTSPVKPPTMPPVKPPPTYKPPTPPVKPPTIPPVKPPTAPVKPTPIPPYKAPPVKPTPPPPVTTPPPAKPPVNPIPSPPVNAPPVKPPSKPPTPPPVRPRINCVSLCGTRCGQHSRKNVCMRACVTCCYRCKCVPPGTYGNKEKCGACYVNMKTRGGRPKCP; encoded by the exons ATGAGACTTCACCACTTCCTCACCTCACACAGAATGGCTCTCTCGCTTCTTTCAGTCTTCATCTTTCTTCAAGTCTTTACCAAT GTTGTTTTTGCTGCTTCAAACGAGGAATCCAATGCATTA GTTTCTTTACCTACGTCACCGACGTCCCCGGCAATCAAACCACCGTCTCCGTCATACAAGCCACCCTCATTTCCTACTACTCCGATTAAACCACCCACCATTACACCACCATTCAAACCCCCAACCACTCCGGTTCCACCCACATCACCACCTACGTACAAACCTCCAACTGTTAAACCACCTACAACAACACCGGTCAAACCACCTTACAAACCCCCAACGTCACCGGTTAAGCCACCCACGATGCCACCAGTCAAACCACCACCTACGTACAAACCCCCAACGCCACCTGTTAAGCCACCCACGATACCACCAGTCAAACCACCTACAGCGCCGGTTAAACCAACCCCAATACCTCCATATAAGGCACCACCGGTCAAACCAACCCCACCACCGCCAGTCACAACACCACCGCCAGCTAAACCACCCGTCAACCCAATCCCATCACCTCCGGTCAATGCACCACCTGTTAAGCCACCGTCCAAACCTCCGACACCGCCTCCCGTTAGACCTCGGATAA ATTGCGTGTCTTTATGTGGGACTCGATGTGGCCAACACTCAAGGAAGAACGTATGTATGAGAGCGTGCGTCACGTGCTGCTACCGCTGCAAGTGCGTTCCTCCTGGCACGTACGGTAATAAGGAGAAGTGTGGAGCTTGTTACGTCAACATGAAGACACGTGGTGGCAGACCCAAGTGTCCTTAA
- the LOC125593861 gene encoding senescence-associated carboxylesterase 101-like: MDSSSLKCLELGKLVLNSGLLHNSWSWISEVYESTDRNQDSGIKIKIYQEPEYTTVVFVALSCPLDYAASILLSGPQDQNPFHFLCSEKISSFSLHTPAYQLFDSAYKKNLIQLKSELLGLLKSKKHVIITGAALGGSVASLFTLWLLESIEPKLKRPLCITFGSPLIGDASLQQILENSLRSSCFLHVADATQTPITQGFKPFGTFLICFESQYICIDDPDAVTELLGSTAYTDILSWRDYGRVLDRLTQQEAEDSKLMIDEDVINRMAERAEKKKQRFDQLKKLNDIKISMIFLEWYKKKSKMEKTGYYDRYKTHVACPVSPFDMDIEKRKRELNDYWISLVEEVEKKPQSRKALLKTRSLYSGNNYKRMVEPLDIAEYYLSGRTGYRASGRSRHYDVLEKWFKAEGLEPARCEKRDLSDLLTFDSCFWSEVEEATLVINTMKTKVVGRDVLMEKLVRFEEYVWDMIRKREVSPEIFLEGSSFMKWWREYKEIRGFSSSRSDFTEFMNNRMYESYGQAC, from the exons ATGGATTCTTCTTCACT aaaatgtttgGAGCTAGGGAAGCTTGTGTTGAACTCCGGTCTCTTACACAACTCATGGAGTTGGATCTCTGAGGTATATGAATCAACCGATCGAAATCAAGATTcaggaataaaaatcaagatttACCAAGAACCGGAATACACAACTGTGGTTTTTGTAGCACTGAGTTGCCCTTTAGATTATGCTGCTTCCATTCTTCTTTCCGGGCCACAAGATCAGAATCCATTTCATTTTCTATGTTCTGAGAAGATCTCCTCCTTCTCCCTTCACACACCTGCTTATCAGCTTTTTGACTCTGCCTACAAGAAAAATCTCATTCAGCTCAAATCAGAG TTGCTCGGTTTGCTCAAGTCCAAGAAACATGTTATCATAACCGGAGCTGCGTTAGGGGGATCTGTCGCATCTCTCTTTACACTATGGCTTCTAGAATCAATCGAGCCAAAACTAAAACGTCCCTTGTGCATCACGTTTGGCTCGCCTTTAATCGGAGACGCTTCTCTACAACAAATCCTCGAAAACTCCTTGAGAAGTTCATGTTTCCTTCACGTGGCTGACGCTACACAAACTCCCATAACGCAAGGTTTCAAGCCTTTTGGAACGTTCTTGATTTGTTTCGAATCCCAATATATTTGCATCGATGACCCTGATGCCGTAACGGAGTTGCTAGGGAGTACTGCTTATACGGATATACTAAGCTGGAGAGACTACGGACGAGTTCTTGATCGTCTAACTCAACAGGAGGCGGAGGATTCAAAACTTATGATCGATGAAGACGTTATCAACCGCATGGCGGAACGTgctgagaagaagaagcagcgtTTTGATCAGCTTAAGAAGCTAAACGACATTAAAATATCAATGATATTTTTGGAGTGGTACAAAAAGAAAAGCAAGATGGAAAAAACAGGTTACTACGATCGGTACAAGACACACGTGGCGTGTCCTGTTTCACCGTTCGATATGGATATAGAGAAACGCAAAAGAGAGCTAAACGATTACTGGATATCATTGGTtgaagaagtggagaagaagCCTCAGAGTAGAAAAGCGCTTCTCAAGACTCGGTCTCTCTACTCCGGGAACAATTACAAACGTATGGTCGAGCCGTTAGACATTGCTGAGTATTACCTAAGTGGCCGGACAGGGTACAGAGCCTCCGGAAGGTCGCGACACTATGATGTTCTTGAGAAATGGTTTAAGGCTGAAGGGCTAGAACCGGCTAGATGTGAGAAGAGAGATTTGAGTGATCTTTTGACgtttgattcttgtttctgGTCTGAAGTTGAGGAAGCTACGCTTGTAATAAATACTATGAAAACAAAAGTGGTGGGGAGAGATGTGTTGATGGAGAAACTCGTGAGGTTTGAGGAGTACGTGTGGGATATGATCAGAAAACGTGAGGTTTCGCCGGAGATTTTTTTGGAGGGAAGTAGTTTCATGAAGTGGTGGAGAGAGTACAAGGAGATCAGAGGTTTTAGTTCTTCGCGTTCAGACTTCACTGAGTTTATGAACAATAGAATGTACGAGAGTTATGGTCAAGCCTGCTGA